Proteins encoded by one window of Nocardia goodfellowii:
- a CDS encoding type I polyketide synthase: MTINESTETGTGPTAKVGAQRDGRAPLVDRLLSGTPYALAFGGQGAQWLGELEEIGRDSALEPELTALVNEAAALLEPVAAQLLVVRPVGFDPVGWMLEDELADEEVSAAPSEHVLRSAAVSMPGVLLTQLAALKALKLQGLDPVEHAPVAVVGHSQGRLAATSVEFAGTRDAELLAIAQMIGAAAGLVARRRGLMPVGERSPMIAVSNVDPARLRQVVAEVGAGVDPLAAAVVSIVNGRRRAVLSGTPAQLERVRQRCARIHEEQAKARDAKVRGGSVFAPVFEDLTVDVAFHHPALGDTVELVGGWAEQCGLDAALAGALAREILVDPIDWVDTVDTAVAAGAQWMLDLGPGDLLSRLTSGSLKGTGVGIVAAATRAGQRSLLTPGAAPEVDQPWSAFAPKPVRLPNGRIVVETAFTKLTGRSPVLLAGMTPTTVDAKIVAAAANAGHWAELAGGGQVTEQIFADRVAELKTLLHPGRAVQFNSLFLDPYLWKLQLGGKRLVQKARTAGAPFDGVIVTAGIPELEEAVALIGELTEVGISHVAFKPGTVAQIRAVLRIADAVPDYPVIMHIEGGKAGGHHSWEDLDDLLLETYAELRGRDNVVVCVGGGIGTPERATEYLTGEWATPHGYPVMPLDGVLIGTAAMATLEATTAPEVKQLLVDTPGTPDWVGAGTANGGMASGRSQLGADIHEIDNAASRTGRLLDEVAGDAEAVARRKDEIIAALNATAKPYFGDVTTMTYQEWLERYVELAVGLDRRKDFDCGTDLGDAIREATSSVWLDITWRDRFAEMVRRTESRLHPADRGEIPTLFASDDAFERPVEALCALQEQYPAAAQTLLHPADVPFFVSLCKTPGKPVNFVPVVDGDVRRWWRSDSLWQAHDPRYSADQVCVIPGTVAVAGITRVDEPVGELLDRFEQDTAYSLVRAGVVPLAVDARRVAGVTAGPIDTVLAAPDVEWSGRTTINPVHRLGDLDEWTVDGKGAVHPRTGATLVETSGPEADHSYVELNVPLLGRDSVSIRITVPASTFNGGAPVITEADADAAMSALLAVAAGQSLPEVKGGTAHLNIAWTPDLIADHAGVTGSGMPANLSTLGRTVPDVLVGACWPAVFAVLGATRTADGGRGMAGGEADGVGGHSVIEGMLDLVHLDHQIELAGELPSETSVLVVRANAGETVDTDMGRVVEVRVKITGMLDKPETGLSMPTVATLTERFAIRGRNGAGELSDPPRAAGTLSESAVDTPRRRRRDVTIVAPRTMHAFAHVSGDHNPIHTSDSAAKLAGLGAPIVHGMWISAAAQHAVSAVDPESTVPARTLTAWTTRFLGMVRPGAEIDVRVERVAVDAGAEIVEVSCRTGGDLVMTATGRTAAPKTVYAFPGQGIQRKGMGLDARSRSKAAKEIWERADKHTRAALGFSILAVVRDNPTYLKARGVEHRHPDGVLHLTQFTQVAMAVLGVAQVAELREAGAFVEGAMLAGHSVGEYNALAAVAGVLPLEAVLEVVFQRGSAMHELVPRDAQGRSDYRMAAIRPSQIGLPDDEVIGFVSGVGEQVGEFLEVVNLNLRGSQYAIAGTVAGLEALEAEIDRRRAEFGGKRAFILVPGIDVPFHSTVLRKGVPEFRHKLEQLLPEVLDPEVLVGRYIPNLVPRPFNLERAFLQEIADLVPSEPLNAVLADFDSWAQRPAELCRVVLIELLAWQFASPVRWIETQDLLFTDAAHGGLGVERFVEIGLGATPTVANLASQTLKLPDFSGATVEVLNIEREAAVVYSTDTDPAAVDDEPIDAPVTEVVTDAAPVAAPAPAPASGGPRPDDIVFSAADATRVLIALWTKLRLDQIGPVDTIEGLCDGVSSRRNQLLVDLGAELSLGAIDGAADADMGALSATVERLARTYKPFGSVLSDAIGDHLRKVFGPSGKRPAAIAERVKKVWELGDGWASHVTAEVSLGTREGASVRGGDLGGLVSGALGDAASVDAAIDAAVQAVAARRGVSVALPSAGGGGGATVDAAALGEFTEQITGRGGVLATAARVVLEQLGLTEQISAPEATTDTLVDLVSAELGSDWPRLVAPAFDAKKAVLIDDRWATAREDLAKLWLDTDTADVPVDGYLGAGSAVAAQANWWRERAKHEARSVLAGVYGRIAEAALNTDDAGLWSDDIAVITGASKGSIAAAVTGRLLGGGATVVVTTSSLNDDRLAFYRKLYRENARHGAALWVVPANMASYQDIDALIDWVGTEQVDNAGGAKIKTKDAMTPTLLLPFAAPRVAGDLADAGARAEMEMRVLLWSVERLIGGLSKIGADHDVDAKLHVVLPGSPNRGLFGGDGAYGEAKAALDAVVAKWRAEKSWSARVTLVHALIGWVRGTGLMGHNDPMVEAVEKAGVQTWSTSEMADELLKWCTSRARQVTTTGPQQIDLTGGLARAKLDLPALAKQAAEQLAEEIAEDDAAVTIPALPAPPTLSSALPVPEWGEVTADLADMVVIVGAGELGPYGSARTRFEVEVVDRLSAAGVLELAWTTGMITWENDPKPGWYDTESGDFVPESELAERYHDAVVERCGVRRYADEGAMVDNTSPLMTSVFLDQDLSFTVGSEAEARAFHAANPEQTIITPVADSGDWTVTRKAGTEIRVPRRAKLSRTVGGQIPTGWDPTIWGISADMAASVDRVALWNIVCTVDAFLSSGFSPAELMSWVHPSLVANTQGTGMGGMSSMRSLYIDNLLGEPRPNDILQEALPNVALAHVVQSYVGSYGAMVHPVAACATAAVSVEEGVDKIKLGKAELVVAGGYDDLGIEGIVGFGDMSATADSAAMSAKGISDRYFSRANDRRRGGFVESQGGGTVLLARGDIALDMGLPVLGVVAYAQSFADGVHTSIPAPGLGALGAGRGGRESRFANELRKLGVGADDIAVISKHDTSTAANDPNESELHERLATAIGRSEGAPLFVVSQKSLTGHAKGGAAAFQLIGLCQVLENGVVPPNRSLDCVDEKMQDYPHLVWAREPLRFGERFPLKAGLVTSLGFGHVSGLLAIVHPEAFIQAIEPGRREEYQARAQERQLNGRQRFAEAMCGGAPLYERPADRRLGADGTPAKQIRQLEADVLLSPTARLSENGTYRADGFGCGTGAVIVGQLDQDATS, translated from the coding sequence TTGACGATCAACGAGAGCACTGAGACCGGGACCGGACCGACCGCGAAGGTTGGTGCCCAGCGGGATGGGCGGGCGCCGCTGGTGGATCGTCTGCTGAGCGGTACTCCGTACGCGCTCGCATTCGGCGGGCAGGGCGCGCAATGGCTGGGTGAGCTGGAGGAGATCGGGCGCGACAGCGCGCTGGAACCCGAGCTCACCGCGCTGGTCAACGAGGCGGCGGCGCTGCTGGAACCTGTTGCGGCGCAACTGCTGGTGGTGCGACCGGTCGGTTTCGACCCGGTCGGCTGGATGCTCGAGGACGAGCTCGCCGACGAAGAGGTCTCGGCCGCGCCGTCGGAGCATGTGCTGCGGTCGGCCGCGGTATCGATGCCCGGTGTGCTGCTGACCCAGCTGGCCGCGTTGAAGGCGCTGAAACTGCAGGGGCTGGATCCGGTCGAGCACGCGCCGGTGGCCGTGGTCGGGCACTCGCAGGGCCGGCTGGCGGCGACCTCGGTGGAGTTCGCGGGCACACGCGATGCCGAACTGCTCGCCATCGCCCAGATGATCGGTGCCGCCGCGGGTTTGGTGGCCCGCCGACGCGGGCTGATGCCGGTGGGTGAACGTTCGCCGATGATCGCGGTGTCGAATGTGGACCCGGCGCGGCTGCGCCAGGTGGTGGCCGAGGTCGGCGCGGGTGTGGATCCACTTGCCGCCGCGGTGGTTTCGATCGTCAACGGCCGCCGCCGCGCGGTGCTGTCCGGCACCCCGGCGCAGCTGGAGCGAGTTCGCCAGCGCTGCGCGCGAATTCACGAGGAGCAGGCCAAGGCGCGCGATGCCAAGGTGCGCGGCGGTTCGGTGTTCGCGCCGGTCTTCGAGGACCTGACGGTCGACGTCGCGTTCCATCACCCGGCGCTGGGTGACACCGTCGAGCTGGTCGGCGGCTGGGCCGAGCAGTGCGGGTTGGACGCGGCGCTCGCGGGCGCGCTCGCCCGGGAGATTCTGGTCGATCCGATCGACTGGGTCGATACCGTGGACACCGCGGTCGCCGCGGGCGCGCAGTGGATGCTGGACCTGGGGCCGGGCGATCTGCTGAGCCGGCTCACCTCGGGCTCGCTGAAGGGCACCGGCGTCGGCATCGTGGCCGCCGCCACCCGGGCCGGGCAGCGCAGCCTGCTCACGCCGGGCGCGGCCCCCGAGGTCGATCAGCCGTGGTCGGCGTTCGCGCCGAAGCCGGTGCGGCTGCCGAACGGACGTATCGTGGTGGAGACCGCGTTCACCAAGCTGACCGGTCGTTCCCCGGTGCTGCTGGCGGGTATGACTCCCACCACCGTCGACGCGAAAATCGTTGCTGCCGCGGCGAATGCGGGGCACTGGGCGGAGCTGGCCGGTGGCGGTCAGGTGACCGAGCAGATCTTCGCCGACCGCGTGGCCGAGCTGAAGACGCTGCTGCACCCGGGTCGCGCGGTGCAGTTCAACTCGCTGTTCCTCGATCCGTACCTGTGGAAGTTGCAGCTCGGCGGTAAGCGACTGGTGCAGAAGGCCCGTACCGCGGGCGCGCCGTTCGACGGCGTCATCGTGACCGCCGGCATCCCGGAGCTGGAAGAAGCTGTCGCGCTCATCGGCGAGCTCACCGAGGTCGGCATCTCGCATGTCGCGTTCAAGCCGGGCACCGTCGCCCAGATCCGCGCGGTGCTGCGCATCGCCGACGCGGTCCCGGACTACCCGGTGATCATGCACATCGAGGGCGGCAAGGCGGGCGGGCACCATTCCTGGGAAGACCTGGACGACCTGCTGCTGGAGACCTACGCCGAACTGCGTGGCCGCGACAACGTCGTGGTGTGTGTCGGCGGCGGCATCGGAACTCCCGAGCGCGCAACGGAATACCTCACCGGCGAGTGGGCGACCCCGCACGGATACCCGGTGATGCCGCTGGACGGCGTGCTGATCGGCACCGCGGCGATGGCCACCCTCGAGGCCACCACCGCGCCCGAGGTCAAGCAGCTGCTCGTCGACACCCCCGGCACCCCCGACTGGGTCGGCGCGGGCACCGCGAACGGTGGAATGGCTTCCGGCCGTAGCCAACTGGGCGCGGATATCCACGAGATCGACAACGCCGCCTCGCGCACCGGCCGCCTGCTGGACGAGGTCGCCGGCGACGCCGAGGCTGTCGCGCGGCGTAAAGACGAGATCATCGCGGCGCTGAACGCCACGGCCAAGCCATATTTCGGCGATGTCACCACGATGACGTACCAGGAATGGCTGGAGCGGTACGTCGAGCTGGCGGTCGGTCTGGATCGGCGCAAGGATTTCGACTGCGGCACCGACCTCGGCGACGCGATCCGGGAGGCCACCAGCTCGGTCTGGCTCGACATCACCTGGCGGGACCGCTTCGCGGAGATGGTGCGGCGCACCGAATCTCGCCTGCACCCGGCCGACCGTGGTGAGATCCCCACGCTGTTCGCCTCCGACGACGCCTTCGAGCGTCCGGTGGAAGCGCTGTGCGCGCTGCAGGAGCAGTATCCGGCCGCCGCGCAGACGCTGCTGCACCCGGCCGACGTCCCGTTCTTCGTGAGCCTGTGCAAAACTCCGGGCAAGCCGGTGAACTTCGTGCCCGTCGTCGACGGCGATGTGCGCCGCTGGTGGCGCTCGGATTCGCTGTGGCAGGCGCATGATCCGCGCTACTCCGCCGATCAGGTCTGCGTCATCCCCGGCACGGTGGCCGTCGCGGGCATCACCCGCGTCGACGAGCCGGTCGGCGAGTTGCTCGACCGCTTCGAGCAGGACACGGCGTATTCGCTGGTCCGGGCCGGCGTCGTGCCGCTCGCCGTGGACGCGCGTCGTGTCGCGGGTGTGACCGCCGGTCCGATCGACACGGTGCTGGCCGCGCCGGACGTCGAATGGTCGGGCCGCACCACCATCAACCCCGTCCACCGCCTCGGCGACCTGGACGAGTGGACCGTCGACGGCAAGGGCGCGGTGCATCCGCGCACCGGCGCCACCCTGGTCGAGACCAGCGGACCGGAAGCCGACCACTCCTACGTCGAGCTGAATGTGCCGCTGCTGGGCCGTGATTCGGTGTCCATCCGCATCACCGTCCCGGCCTCCACCTTCAACGGCGGCGCTCCCGTCATCACCGAGGCCGACGCCGACGCCGCTATGTCGGCGCTGCTCGCGGTCGCTGCGGGGCAGTCGCTGCCCGAGGTCAAGGGCGGTACCGCACACCTCAACATCGCCTGGACGCCGGACCTCATCGCCGATCACGCCGGCGTCACCGGCTCCGGTATGCCCGCCAACCTGAGCACGCTGGGCCGCACCGTCCCCGATGTGCTGGTCGGCGCCTGCTGGCCGGCCGTGTTCGCCGTGCTCGGCGCGACGCGCACCGCCGACGGCGGCCGGGGGATGGCAGGAGGCGAAGCCGACGGGGTGGGTGGGCACAGCGTCATCGAGGGCATGCTCGACCTGGTCCACCTCGATCACCAGATCGAGCTGGCGGGTGAATTGCCCTCCGAGACCAGCGTTCTGGTGGTCCGGGCCAATGCGGGCGAGACCGTCGACACCGATATGGGACGTGTCGTGGAGGTCCGGGTGAAGATCACCGGGATGCTCGACAAGCCCGAGACCGGGCTGTCCATGCCGACCGTCGCCACCCTGACCGAGCGCTTCGCCATCCGCGGCCGCAACGGCGCGGGCGAGCTGTCCGATCCGCCGCGCGCGGCGGGGACGCTGTCGGAGTCCGCGGTCGACACCCCGCGCCGCCGCCGGCGCGATGTCACCATCGTCGCGCCGCGCACCATGCACGCGTTCGCGCACGTCTCCGGTGACCACAACCCGATCCACACCAGCGACTCGGCCGCCAAGCTGGCCGGTCTCGGTGCTCCGATCGTGCACGGCATGTGGATCTCGGCTGCCGCGCAGCACGCGGTGTCCGCGGTGGATCCCGAAAGCACCGTTCCCGCACGGACTCTGACCGCCTGGACCACCCGCTTCCTGGGCATGGTCCGGCCGGGCGCCGAGATCGACGTGCGGGTCGAGCGGGTCGCGGTCGACGCGGGCGCCGAGATCGTCGAGGTGTCCTGCCGCACCGGCGGCGACCTGGTGATGACCGCGACCGGTCGCACCGCCGCCCCGAAGACCGTCTACGCCTTCCCGGGCCAGGGCATCCAGCGCAAGGGGATGGGCCTGGACGCGCGGTCGCGCTCCAAGGCCGCCAAGGAGATCTGGGAGCGTGCCGACAAGCACACCCGCGCCGCGCTGGGCTTCTCCATCCTCGCGGTGGTACGCGACAACCCGACCTACCTCAAGGCGCGCGGTGTCGAGCACCGGCATCCGGACGGCGTGCTGCACCTGACCCAGTTCACCCAGGTCGCCATGGCGGTTCTCGGTGTCGCGCAGGTCGCCGAGCTGCGTGAGGCGGGTGCGTTCGTCGAGGGCGCGATGCTGGCCGGGCACTCGGTCGGCGAGTACAACGCGCTCGCCGCGGTGGCCGGAGTGCTGCCGCTGGAGGCGGTGCTCGAGGTGGTGTTCCAGCGCGGATCGGCCATGCACGAGCTGGTGCCGCGAGATGCCCAGGGCCGCAGCGACTATCGGATGGCCGCTATCCGTCCCTCGCAGATCGGGCTGCCCGACGACGAGGTCATCGGGTTCGTGTCCGGTGTGGGCGAGCAAGTCGGGGAGTTCCTCGAGGTCGTGAACCTGAATCTGCGCGGCTCGCAGTACGCGATCGCGGGCACGGTGGCCGGCCTGGAAGCGCTGGAGGCCGAAATCGACCGTCGCCGAGCGGAATTCGGCGGCAAGCGCGCCTTCATCCTGGTGCCCGGCATCGATGTGCCGTTCCACTCCACGGTGCTGCGCAAGGGTGTCCCGGAATTCCGGCACAAGCTCGAGCAGCTGCTGCCCGAGGTGCTGGACCCGGAAGTGCTTGTCGGACGGTACATTCCGAACCTGGTGCCGCGGCCGTTCAACCTGGAGCGCGCCTTCCTGCAGGAGATCGCGGATCTGGTGCCCTCGGAGCCGCTGAACGCGGTGCTCGCCGACTTCGACAGCTGGGCGCAGCGTCCGGCCGAACTGTGCCGGGTGGTGCTGATCGAATTGCTGGCCTGGCAGTTCGCCAGCCCGGTGCGCTGGATCGAGACCCAGGACCTGCTGTTCACCGACGCCGCCCATGGCGGTCTCGGAGTCGAGCGATTCGTCGAAATCGGTTTGGGCGCGACGCCTACCGTGGCGAACCTGGCCAGCCAGACGCTGAAGCTGCCGGACTTCTCCGGCGCCACGGTCGAGGTGCTCAATATCGAGCGTGAGGCGGCGGTCGTCTACTCGACCGACACCGATCCCGCGGCGGTCGACGACGAACCCATCGACGCGCCCGTGACCGAGGTCGTGACGGACGCCGCCCCGGTCGCGGCTCCGGCCCCGGCCCCGGCCTCCGGTGGTCCCCGTCCGGACGACATCGTGTTCTCCGCCGCCGACGCCACCCGCGTGCTGATCGCGCTGTGGACCAAGCTGCGGCTGGATCAGATCGGCCCGGTCGACACCATCGAGGGGCTTTGCGACGGCGTTTCCTCGCGGCGTAACCAGCTGCTCGTCGACCTCGGTGCGGAGCTCTCGCTCGGCGCCATCGACGGTGCGGCCGATGCCGACATGGGTGCGCTCTCGGCCACCGTGGAGCGCTTGGCCCGTACCTACAAGCCGTTCGGTTCGGTGCTGTCCGATGCCATCGGTGACCACCTGCGCAAGGTCTTCGGACCGTCCGGCAAGCGGCCCGCCGCCATCGCCGAGCGGGTCAAGAAGGTGTGGGAACTGGGCGACGGCTGGGCCAGCCACGTCACCGCCGAAGTCTCGCTCGGCACCCGCGAGGGCGCCAGCGTGCGCGGCGGCGATCTGGGCGGACTGGTCTCCGGTGCGCTCGGCGACGCGGCCTCGGTGGACGCGGCGATCGACGCCGCGGTGCAGGCGGTCGCGGCCCGGCGCGGTGTCTCGGTCGCACTGCCCTCCGCCGGTGGCGGCGGGGGAGCGACCGTGGACGCGGCGGCGCTGGGTGAGTTCACCGAGCAGATCACCGGCCGCGGCGGCGTGCTCGCCACGGCGGCCCGGGTGGTGCTGGAACAGCTCGGCCTGACCGAGCAGATCTCCGCCCCGGAAGCCACGACCGACACCCTGGTGGATCTGGTCTCGGCCGAATTGGGTTCGGACTGGCCGCGTTTGGTCGCGCCCGCGTTCGACGCCAAGAAGGCCGTGCTGATCGACGACCGCTGGGCCACCGCCCGCGAGGATCTGGCGAAGCTGTGGCTGGACACCGATACCGCCGACGTGCCGGTCGACGGCTACCTCGGTGCGGGTTCGGCCGTTGCCGCGCAGGCGAACTGGTGGCGGGAACGGGCGAAGCACGAGGCACGTTCGGTGCTGGCCGGTGTTTACGGCCGCATCGCGGAGGCCGCGCTGAACACCGACGACGCCGGCCTGTGGTCCGACGACATCGCCGTGATCACCGGCGCGAGCAAGGGTTCCATCGCGGCGGCGGTCACCGGGCGGCTGCTCGGCGGCGGCGCGACCGTGGTGGTCACCACCTCGAGCCTCAACGACGACCGGCTCGCGTTCTACCGCAAGCTCTACCGCGAGAACGCCCGGCACGGCGCGGCGCTGTGGGTGGTTCCCGCCAACATGGCGTCCTACCAGGACATCGACGCGCTGATCGACTGGGTCGGCACCGAACAGGTCGACAACGCCGGTGGCGCGAAGATCAAGACCAAGGACGCGATGACCCCCACCCTGCTGCTGCCGTTCGCGGCGCCGCGGGTCGCGGGCGACCTCGCCGACGCCGGCGCCCGCGCCGAAATGGAGATGCGGGTCCTGCTCTGGTCCGTCGAACGGCTGATCGGCGGACTGTCCAAGATCGGCGCGGACCACGACGTGGACGCGAAACTGCATGTGGTGCTGCCGGGTTCGCCGAACCGCGGCCTGTTCGGCGGCGACGGCGCCTACGGCGAGGCCAAGGCCGCGCTGGACGCGGTGGTCGCCAAGTGGCGGGCCGAGAAGTCCTGGTCGGCGCGGGTTACCCTGGTGCACGCGCTGATCGGCTGGGTGCGCGGCACCGGTCTGATGGGCCACAACGACCCGATGGTCGAGGCGGTCGAGAAGGCCGGCGTGCAGACCTGGTCGACCAGCGAGATGGCCGACGAACTGCTCAAGTGGTGCACCTCGCGGGCCCGCCAGGTCACCACTACCGGACCGCAGCAGATCGACCTCACCGGCGGACTGGCGCGGGCCAAGCTGGACCTGCCCGCGCTGGCCAAGCAGGCGGCCGAGCAGCTGGCCGAGGAGATCGCGGAAGACGATGCGGCAGTGACCATTCCGGCGCTGCCCGCGCCGCCCACCCTGAGCTCGGCGCTGCCGGTGCCGGAGTGGGGTGAGGTCACCGCCGATCTCGCCGACATGGTCGTCATCGTCGGCGCCGGCGAGCTGGGCCCCTACGGTTCCGCGCGCACCCGCTTCGAGGTCGAGGTCGTCGACCGGCTCTCCGCCGCGGGCGTGCTGGAGCTGGCCTGGACCACCGGCATGATCACCTGGGAGAACGATCCCAAGCCGGGCTGGTACGACACCGAATCCGGTGACTTCGTACCGGAGTCCGAGCTGGCCGAGCGCTACCACGACGCGGTGGTCGAACGGTGCGGTGTGCGCCGTTACGCGGACGAAGGCGCGATGGTCGACAACACCTCGCCGCTGATGACCTCGGTGTTCCTGGATCAGGACCTGTCGTTCACCGTCGGCAGCGAGGCCGAGGCGCGCGCTTTCCACGCCGCCAACCCCGAGCAGACCATCATCACCCCGGTCGCCGACTCCGGCGACTGGACCGTGACCCGCAAGGCGGGCACCGAGATTCGGGTGCCGCGCCGGGCCAAGCTCTCGCGCACCGTCGGTGGCCAGATCCCGACCGGCTGGGACCCCACCATCTGGGGTATCTCCGCCGACATGGCCGCCTCGGTGGACCGGGTCGCGCTGTGGAACATCGTCTGCACCGTCGACGCGTTCCTGTCCTCCGGGTTCAGCCCGGCCGAGCTGATGAGCTGGGTGCACCCGTCGCTGGTGGCCAACACCCAGGGCACCGGTATGGGCGGCATGTCCTCGATGCGCTCGCTCTACATCGACAACCTGCTCGGTGAGCCCCGGCCGAACGACATTCTGCAAGAAGCGCTGCCGAACGTGGCGCTCGCGCACGTCGTGCAGTCCTACGTCGGCAGCTACGGTGCGATGGTGCACCCGGTCGCGGCCTGCGCCACGGCCGCGGTGTCGGTCGAGGAGGGCGTCGACAAGATCAAGCTCGGCAAGGCCGAACTGGTCGTCGCCGGCGGCTACGACGATCTCGGCATCGAGGGCATCGTCGGCTTCGGTGACATGTCGGCTACCGCGGACTCGGCGGCCATGAGCGCCAAGGGCATCAGCGACCGCTACTTCTCCCGCGCCAACGATCGCCGCCGCGGCGGTTTCGTCGAATCACAGGGTGGCGGAACGGTTCTGCTGGCCCGCGGCGACATCGCGCTGGACATGGGTCTGCCGGTGCTCGGTGTGGTCGCGTACGCGCAGTCCTTCGCCGACGGCGTGCACACCTCCATCCCCGCGCCCGGTCTCGGTGCGCTGGGTGCGGGTCGCGGCGGCCGGGAATCGCGGTTCGCCAACGAACTGCGCAAGCTCGGCGTCGGCGCGGACGACATCGCGGTGATCTCCAAGCACGACACGTCCACCGCCGCGAACGACCCCAACGAGTCCGAGTTGCACGAGCGCCTCGCCACGGCCATCGGTCGCTCCGAGGGCGCACCGCTGTTCGTGGTGTCGCAGAAGAGCCTGACCGGTCACGCCAAGGGCGGTGCGGCCGCGTTCCAGCTGATCGGCCTGTGCCAGGTGCTGGAAAACGGTGTGGTGCCGCCGAATCGGAGCCTGGACTGCGTCGACGAGAAGATGCAGGACTACCCGCATCTGGTGTGGGCGCGGGAACCGCTGCGCTTCGGTGAGCGTTTCCCGCTCAAGGCCGGTCTGGTCACCTCGCTCGGCTTCGGGCACGTGTCCGGTCTCCTCGCGATCGTGCATCCGGAGGCCTTCATCCAGGCCATCGAGCCGGGCCGGCGCGAGGAGTACCAGGCCAGGGCACAGGAACGGCAGCTCAACGGCCGGCAGCGGTTCGCCGAGGCCATGTGCGGCGGCGCCCCGCTGTACGAGCGCCCCGCCGACCGTCGCCTCGGCGCGGATGGCACGCCCGCCAAGCAGATTCGTCAACTCGAAGCCGACGTGCTGCTGTCGCCCACGGCGCGCCTGAGCGAGAACGGCACCTACCGTGCCGACGGATTCGGTTGCGGCACCGGCGCTGTCATCGTCGGGCAATTGGATCAGGACGCCACCTCGTAG